The Rhodocyclaceae bacterium DNA window TTGCGACCAACCCTCGGGCCTGGGTGAAGGTGTCAGGCTCGGAGCGGGTATCGACCGCCGGGCTGCCCTTCCACGATGCGACACCCTTCGTGCGCGCGCTCTACGCGGCGGCGCCTGAGCGCACGTTGTGGGGCACCGACTTTCCGCATCCGAACCTCGCCGGCGACATGCCCAACGACGGCGGGCTGATCGACCTGTTCATGCACAACTTTCCCGACCCGGAAGATCGGCAGCGCATCCTGGTCGACAACCCGGCACGGCTGTACTGGCGGTAGCAACCGGAAGACCTGCGATCAGGCGGGAGTGATCCCAGTCGCCTTGATCACCCTGCCCCATTTGTCCACTTCGCTCTTCACGTAGGCGGCGAACGCATCCTGCGTGCCGCCGCGCGGATCGAAGCCGAGGGTGACCAGGCGATCGCGCACCTCGGGCAGCTTCAGCGCTAGGTTGAGCTCCTCGTTCAGCCGGCGCCCGAGCGCGGGCGGCAGGCCAGGCGGGCCGAACACGCCGATCCATGAACTGTTCTCGAAGTCGGAGAGCCCGGCCTCCTTCAGCGTCGGCACGTCCGGCAGCAGCGGCATGCGCGAACGTGCGGCGACCGCCAGCACGCGCAGCGTATTGGCCTTGATCTGGCCGAACGCCGTCGGGATGGTAGTGACCGCCATGTCGACCTGCTGGGCGACGGTGGCAGACACCGGTGCCACGCCGCCGGCGAAGGGCACATGTACCGGGTCGAGCCCCGGCAGCGGGCGGAACACGAATTCGGCAGTGAGGTGCTCGGTGGTACCGACGCCGGCAGTGGCGAAGGTAAAGCGCCCGCCCTTGGTGACCTTGATGAACTCCGCCAGCCCCTTCGCCGGGCTGGACGCATGCACCGCGAAGATCGTGGGCGTGCTGGCGGCATTGACGATCGGCGTCAGGCCGCGCGAGGGGTCGACCGCGTCCTTGCCGACGGTCGCATTGACCGATACCG harbors:
- a CDS encoding tripartite tricarboxylate transporter substrate binding protein, which codes for MNDRSDEMPRGTFAGRRRLLQVAAGAAVTGSAGALFAQSSYPSRPVRLVVAFGAGGIADTIARTLSSRLSDRLGQQVIVDNRPGAAGALGAKIVSAAQPDGHTLLVTTTAVSVNATVGKDAVDPSRGLTPIVNAASTPTIFAVHASSPAKGLAEFIKVTKGGRFTFATAGVGTTEHLTAEFVFRPLPGLDPVHVPFAGGVAPVSATVAQQVDMAVTTIPTAFGQIKANTLRVLAVAARSRMPLLPDVPTLKEAGLSDFENSSWIGVFGPPGLPPALGRRLNEELNLALKLPEVRDRLVTLGFDPRGGTQDAFAAYVKSEVDKWGRVIKATGITPA